The DNA segment AAGCCCGTCGGCCCCTGCGGCTCCTCCTCGTGGACGGACACCGTGTTGACGGTCGCCATCGGCGGTCCCTCGTGCGCCCAGTCCACCAGTTCCTGTACGCGCTCGGGCTCCCCCTCGAACACGGCCTCCACCTCCCCGCCCGGCAGGTTCCGCACCCAGCCGGCCACCTGGTGCGTGTCGGCCATGCGCCGGCAGGTGTCGCGGAAGAACACCCCCTGCACGTCTCCGGA comes from the Streptomyces angustmyceticus genome and includes:
- a CDS encoding acylphosphatase, coding for MIRRRVVVSGDVQGVFFRDTCRRMADTHQVAGWVRNLPGGEVEAVFEGEPERVQELVDWAHEGPPMATVNTVSVHEEEPQGPTGFEIRPTPGGF